The bacterium region ATCTTAACAAATAAAGAGGAAAAGAAATGAATAAAAGATTAGCACTAGCCGAGGGGTTTTTGAAAGAAGGGAAACTTGAGCTTAAAAGATATAAGGCTACCGGGAACGAGATGTTATTAAGAGAGGCTTGTGAGAAAGGTTGGGGATGTGTAATGGCGGCATTAAAAGCAGTCAATCCAGAAATAAAATATCATAAAGATTTTGGAAAGACAGCTACCCAGCTTGCTAAAAAATATAACAATGAAGAAATAGTGCATGGAGAAAGTTGCGGAGAAGCGCTTCATCGCACGGGTTTCTATGAAGGGGATATGGATGTCGAAACTGTAGAAGTTAATTTTCATTGCCTTGAAAAATTCTTAAAAATTATAGACAATATTTTGTCAAATCACCCTCCCTCTCCCCAGTTGGGAGAGGATTAAGGTGAGGGGATAGGAGGTTGAAAAGATGTCTACTCGACAGAAAATCTTAAGTTTGGTAGTTTTAGGGCTAATTTGGGGTCAGGAGGCAAAGTCAGCGGATTTGTATGTGCCATCGCAATATGGGACGATTCACTCAGCAATAGATGCGGCAACCACTGGCGATACAATCTATGTTCATCCCGGAACCTATAATGAGGCGCTCTATATCGGAAATAAAAATATCACCTTAATGGGAACAGGAGGGGCAAGTGCCTGCACAATCACAGCCTCTGGGCTTGGCGATACAAACACAGTAACCTTTGACCATGCCGGTGGCACAATCACTGGCTTTACCATAACCGGGGCAACTGCAACCTATCCATATGGTAATGGAATACGTGACACAAATAGTGCAAACCCAGCCATCACCCATAACACCATAACGGGGAATACCTTTGGCATCTTCTGCAACGACTCCTCGGGAACCATTACCAATAACACCATAGCGGGGAATAGCAATGATGGCATCTACTGCGACAACTCCTCCCCAAATATCACCCATAACACCATAGCAGAGAATAGCAATGGCATCTACTGCTACGACTCCTCCCCAGACATCACCAATAACACCATAGTGGAGAATGGCACGCATGGCATCTCCTGCGACATCAACTCCTCCCCAAATATCACCAATAATATTATTGTAAATAATGGCGAATATGGCATCTACAAAGCTTCTGGTAATCCCATTATTGACTACAACGATGTCTGGAATAATTCATTGGGAAATTATTTTGGCGTCGGAACCGGAACACACGACATCTGTGCCAACCCCCAATTTGCCGATTCTGATTATCGCATTGGCACCCTTTCTCCCTGCATTGATGCAGGCTCAAACACAGCCCCAGCAATTCCAACCACTGACAAGGATGGAAACCCAAGGATAATTCGCATTGTTGATCTGGGTGCCTATGAATTTACGCTTGATTTCTTCCAGATAAGGTTTCTCTCTCCCACCTCAGGCGAAGTTGGACAAGCTGTGACAATCAAAGGCAACACCTTAGCTACCGAGACAACGATAGCAATTGACTTCGGCACAACCCAAACCATAACCACAACCATATCAAGCGAATATGGCACATTCTCAACTACATTTATCGTAGATACCCAAGAATTAGGCACAAAAATAATTACCGCAAGAACCAATGGCCTCTTTGCCACCACAACCTTTACTATAATCCCCGGCCCTCCTGCCACGATAACCCTTACGGCAGATCCATCTACCATCAATGCCGATAATGGCACATCAACCCTGTCTGCCTATGTAACTGACCAATACAACAACCCAGTGGCTGATGGAACAATGGTTTATTTTAGCTACAATCCATTCATTGGAACCGCTACAACACAACAGGGGACAGCTACCCTCATAGGAACATTTACCAAAATAGGCACATACACAATAACCGGCACAGTAACTACTCTGTCAGCCACCATAACCATTACTGTAGAACCAGGAGCAATTGCTTATCTTACCCTTACCTTACCAGAAACCACAACCACTAATGCTACCTTTAGCTTAACCATTGTGGCAAAGGATAAAAATGACAATACAACAACTACCACGGGAACAGCTACTTTAATCAACACCACAAACTCCATATCCCCAACCACAATCAATTTAATTTCAGGAAGCAGGACATTTGAGGCAACCATTACTACATCACCCAATGGAGGAATTGACACAATTACGGTAACCTATCAAACAATAACAGGAATAGCTACAATTAC contains the following coding sequences:
- a CDS encoding PaREP1 family protein, which produces MNKRLALAEGFLKEGKLELKRYKATGNEMLLREACEKGWGCVMAALKAVNPEIKYHKDFGKTATQLAKKYNNEEIVHGESCGEALHRTGFYEGDMDVETVEVNFHCLEKFLKIIDNILSNHPPSPQLGED
- a CDS encoding right-handed parallel beta-helix repeat-containing protein, yielding MSTRQKILSLVVLGLIWGQEAKSADLYVPSQYGTIHSAIDAATTGDTIYVHPGTYNEALYIGNKNITLMGTGGASACTITASGLGDTNTVTFDHAGGTITGFTITGATATYPYGNGIRDTNSANPAITHNTITGNTFGIFCNDSSGTITNNTIAGNSNDGIYCDNSSPNITHNTIAENSNGIYCYDSSPDITNNTIVENGTHGISCDINSSPNITNNIIVNNGEYGIYKASGNPIIDYNDVWNNSLGNYFGVGTGTHDICANPQFADSDYRIGTLSPCIDAGSNTAPAIPTTDKDGNPRIIRIVDLGAYEFTLDFFQIRFLSPTSGEVGQAVTIKGNTLATETTIAIDFGTTQTITTTISSEYGTFSTTFIVDTQELGTKIITARTNGLFATTTFTIIPGPPATITLTADPSTINADNGTSTLSAYVTDQYNNPVADGTMVYFSYNPFIGTATTQQGTATLIGTFTKIGTYTITGTVTTLSATITITVEPGAIAYLTLTLPETTTTNATFSLTIVAKDKNDNTTTTTGTATLINTTNSISPTTINLISGSRTFEATITTSPNGGIDTITVTYQTITGIATITVYLNTNQGTITFGGTESAKIEFGSGTLGTANVTVSLSTSTTIPTPLPSGIEFAGIVYTIELKDENNNPFGTRSLPGSVTITLSYPDRDNNGWVDNTKIKEENLTIYLLENGTWIPLFTYHNGTDNLVFAHPPHFSTFTLGGTPTITFTPKNDDAYCYPNPWKINDPRQGGRYIWFDKISQGSIIKIYNIAGELVEEIEVTECPQRWDLQNKNIASGVYIYCITGGGGGKKVGKIGIVK